A genomic region of Bactrocera dorsalis isolate Fly_Bdor chromosome 3, ASM2337382v1, whole genome shotgun sequence contains the following coding sequences:
- the LOC105228930 gene encoding presenilins-associated rhomboid-like protein, mitochondrial, producing the protein MLLHRALCRSWTRQIAEPLLPSYSNKLLRPHTIILRSMRSSPRHQRPPRSGSLQTSPPFENYTLGGAVPPSNVVKALVFTGAFSVGCFMSVTILEYENTRNMMIEKARQSKFPWLRRQNVSQERNVWQELKQEVKQHWDKLTPGERVFVPLCALNVIVFGLWRVPSLRNTMMTYFCSNPAGRAVCWPMFLSTFSHYSMFHLFANMYVLHSFSNAGVLSLGKEQFLGVYLSAGVIASLSSIIYKTVTSKPGLSIGASGAIMAILAYVCAKYPDTQLSILFLPMLNFSAGAAIKVIMGFDLAGCILGWKFFDHAAHLGGALFGLFWVYFGTELWQKRIPFLTMYHDLRKTK; encoded by the exons ATGCTTCTACATAGAGCCTTATGTCGCAGCTGGACCCGGCAAATTGC CGAACCATTATTGCCCAGTTACAGTAATAAATTGTTGCGTCCTCATACAATAATATTGCGTTCGATGCGAAGTAGTCCACGCCATCAGCGTCCACCACGTAGCGGCAGCCTACAAACATCGCCACCATTCGAAAATTATACTTTGGGTGGAGCAGTGCCGCCAAGTAACGTAGTGAAGGCTCTTGTATTCACGGGCGCg TTCAGTGTTGGTTGCTTCATGAGTGTAACTATACTGGAATATGAGAACACACGCAATATGATGATAGAAAAGGCACGTCAAAGTAAATTTCCTTGGCTACGAAGACAAAACGTCAGCCAGGAGAGAAATGTGTGGCAAGAACTAAAACAGGAAGTGAAACAACATTGGGATAAACTTACACCCGGTGAGCGGGTGTTTGTGCCACTTTGTGCATTGAATGTAATAGTATTTGGACTTTGGCGTGTACCATCATTGCGTAACACTATGATGACTTATTTTTGTTCGAATCCTGCAGGAC gtgCCGTTTGTTGGCCAATGTTCCTATCGACTTTCAGCCACTACTCAATGTTCCATTTATTCGCCAATATGTATGTTTTGCACAGCTTTTCCAACGCAGGCGTTTTGTCTTTGGGAAAAGAACAGTTTTTAGGTGTATATTTGAGTGCAGGTGTGATTGCCAGTCTGTCAAGTATTATCTATAAAACGGTGACTTCTAAGCCGGGACTTTCAATAGGCGCG TCCGGCGCGATAATGGCGATTTTGGCTTATGTTTGTGCTAAGTATCCTGACACGCAGCTAAGCATATTATTCCTGCCAATGCTGAATTTTTCGGCAGGAGCG GCCATTAAAGTTATAATGGGATTTGATCTGGCTGGCTGCATATTAGGCTGGAAGTTCTTTGATCATGCTGCCCATTTAGGTGGTGCTCTTTTTGGACT tttCTGGGTTTACTTCGGTACCGAATTATGGCAGAAGCGTATACCGTTTCTGACAATGTATCATGATTTGCGCAAAACTAAATAg
- the LOC105228926 gene encoding polynucleotide 5'-hydroxyl-kinase NOL9 codes for MKTEKNNDKSDKLRQRLTKLFKKGNVKVNQVNGNAQKDQLETKPIPSKMGNAHKDQFKTKPLPTKMHNTYKETLKTKPLPTKTGNAQKDQLKPKPLPTKKKDNGYKEALKPKPLPTTMEKPKSNIKAPTEAKPKNNSRKRKHQQNDANKKENKSSNLQNKQNKSAKTLGKGKLEKGQLNTKINGKGTKTAKYNLKAKVVNKKPKIDLPLVHRNGSNNVETSGSEDSEDYYDSDEDYSYEDDNGLYDQYDSHTDDSDAYSDSDENEHYFDDYEYDDSDSEYTESESEGYDYDSDIFSGPDPDYELPRNVAEDLVIHRGTAQKHDLGEEHNVDFDSDNDEPQVVELVVESQINEIKQPDAYAKTELHKLNLQFVPANKAQPPLTDDLNEKVENENDCPQLVPIVDEDGFQLYNSESDYSSYEELSDESSIPEEDINLKYTSSANVCDSDCDSENSIQIKKRKPNFNIGIVSVENCFPQESNQSVISSDEVEIERPIFDLLTAKKLQKFGDKGTLITVSICERTTTPEPAEETVEKNREELATQEVSEKELRNANVDLHTQTVNDDTKIVAAEETTSDNVDLATHYINEDSAAEEVELVNEEMDTSGNINDEIVKNFNINEIINNGQERSTFSSIFINAVSSNLVLALVKEPIYLYGTISLTLLAGKVEIYGYKPRLNEEVEIFSPRGCCSVDITSIPSDSSTKDKEIENSIDPLRSAFSSVDLERIEKAFESGSDALLLLKRNNRRKKLKNIFKKYMNENVFPNMNSILPDRPLYASEYSLDCVLNITTERSLRIPREWRELYFTKRSKVLLAGGKSVGKSTLLRYLLNRHLERRERVLVIDLDIGQAELFTPQTVSCTVLTQPLLGPGFFLNHQPTRAYAVGHSNIILCAQAYMRAVKQLIEYCHSNTEFAEMPWLINTMGYNKGFGLEVMDLITQLIRPTDVVQLQSNREINNFDILLHSHALARLDRTIYTQEEFKSEKSDSPKLEYRLHVLSSAVLQESRYQREWEMGAKDLRYATFLSRLSEVLQGSAEWLTDCVPFGVFIDKLHLVNLVSNKSTHEELLHALEANLVYLCRKEEENGEPLECFGIGIVRAIDLKKLYLLPAMSYDKLSTVNCLALGEMPLPASLFTNQGPKVSNMAAYLYNTVDAKTSKSIKQIYRRPTQFLTGKHKNLLND; via the exons atgaaaactGAAAAGAATAATGATAAAAGTGATAAGCTGCGTCAGCGACTTACAAAACTGTTTAAGAAGGGAAATGTCAAAGTTAATCAAGTCAATGGGAATGCTCAAAAAGATCAGTTAGAAACAAAACCGATTCCTTCAAAAATGGGCAATGCTCATAAAGATCAGTTCAAGACGAAGCCACTACCAACAAAAATGCATAATACCTATAAAGAGACATTAAAGACAAAGCCGCTTCCTACAAAAACGGGCAATGCTCAAAAAGATCAGTTGAAGCCGAAGCCGCTACCAACTAAAAAAAAGGACAATGGTTATAAAGAGGCGTTAAAGCCGAAACCGCTTCCTACAACAATGGAGAAACCAAAAAGTAATATAAAGGCTCCGACTGAAGCAAAGCCAAAAAATAATAGTAGGAAAAGGAAGCATCAACAAAATGATGCTAACAAGAAGGAAAACAAATCCAGCAACCTacaaaataagcaaaacaaaagtgcaaaaacacTTGGCAAAGGTAAGCTCGAAAAAGgtcaattaaatacaaaaattaatggtAAAGGCACGAAAACGGCCAAATACAACCTAAAAGCAAAAGTTGTgaataaaaagccaaaaattGATTTGCCTTTGGTGCACCGCAATGGAAGTAATAATGTGGAAACTTCGGGTAGCGAAGATAGTGAGGATTATTATGATTCCGACGAGGATTATAGTTACGAAGATGATAATGGACTTTATGATCAATATGATAGTCATACTGATGATTCTGATGCTTATTCCGATTCTGATGAAAATGAGCACTATTTTGATGACTATGAGTATGACGATTCTGATTCTGAATACACTGAAAGTGAAAGTGAGGGTTACGATTATGACTCTGATATATTTTCGGGACCTGATCCAGATTATGAACTGCCACGAAATGTTGCAGAAGATCTAGTCATACATAGAG GCACTGCACAGAAACATGATTTAGGAGAAGAGCATAATGTAGATTTCGATAGTGATAACGATGAGCCACAGGTCGTTGAATTGGTTGTAGAAAgtcaaattaatgaaataaaacaacCGGATGCATATGCCAAAACTGAGTTACATAAATTAAACCTGCAGTTTGTGCCAGCAAATAAAGCACAACCACCCTTAACGgatgatttgaatgaaaaagttgaaaatgaaaatgactgCCCACAACTGGTACCAATTGTTGATGAAGATGGTTTTCAGCTGTACAACTCGGAGAGTGATTACAGTTCATATGAAGAGTTAAGTGATGAAAGCTCTATACCCGAAGAGGATATAAACTTGAAATACACTTCAAGCGCAAATGTTTGCGATAGCGATTGTGATAGTGAAAATAGTATACAAATTAAGAAACGAAAACCAAATTTCAATATAGGCATTGTTAGTGTAGAAAACTGTTTTCCACAAGAAAGTAATCAAAGTGTGATTAGCTCAGATGAAGTTGAAATTGAACGACCTATTTTTGATCTACTGACTGCCAAAAAGCTACAAAAATTTGGTGATAAAGGGACTCTTATTACGGTTAGTATATGTGAGAGAACAACGACGCCAGAACCAGCGGAAGAAACTGTCGAAAAGAATCGCGAAGAATTAGCTACTCAGGAAGTTTCTGAGAAGGAACTAAGAAATGCCAATGTCGATTTGCACACACAGACCGTAAATGACGATACCAAAATAGTGGCTGCAGAGGAAACTACAAGTGATAATGTTGATTTGGCCACTCACTACATAAACGAGGACAGCGCTGCTGAAGAGGTTGAACTCGTAAATGAGGAAATGGACACTAGCGGAAATATTAATgatgaaattgttaaaaattttaatataaatgaaatcaTAAACAATGGACAAGAACGAAGCACCTTTAGTTCAATTTTTATAAACGCTGTAAGTTCGAATCTTGTGCTTGCGCTAGTGAAAGAACCTATCTATTTATATGGAACAATTTCTCTAACGCTACTAGCCGGCAAAGTAGAAATATACGGTTATAAACCGCGCCTTAATGAAGAAGTAGAGATATTCTCACCACGTGGCTGCTGTAGCGTTGACATAACCAGCATTCCATCAGATTCTTCAACGAAagataaagaaattgaaaattcaatagaTCCTCTGCGATCAGCATTTAGTTCAGTTGATTTGGAGCGCATAGAGAAGGCTTTTGAAAGCGGAAGCGATGCATTGCTACTGTTGAAGCGTAATAATCGtcgaaaaaaactgaaaaatattttcaaaaaatatatgaatgaaaatgtttttcccAACATGAATTCCATACTACCAGATCGGCCGCTCTATGCCAGTGAATATTCGCTGGATTGCGTATTAAACATAACCACTGAAAGATCTTTGCGTATACCTAGGGAGTGGCGtgaattatattttacaaaacgaTCGAAAGTTCTACTTGCCGGTGGCAAATCGGTGGGAAAGTCGACGCTTCTACGTTATCTTTTAAACCGTCATTTGGAGCGTAGAGAACGTGTGCTTGTCATTGATCTCGATATTGGGCAAGCGGAACTTTTCACACCACAAACGGTTTCTTGCACTGTTTTAACACAACCGTTATTAGGACCTGGCTTCTTTCTTAACCATCAACCTACACGTGCCTACGCTGTTGGACACAGCAACATAATACTTTGCGCTCAAGCGTATATGCGCGCCGTTAAACAACTTATTGAGTACTGTCATTCAAACACGGAATTCGCGGAGATGCCGTGGTTGATTAATACAATGGGTTATAATAAAGGATTTGGCTTGGAAGTGATGGACCTTATTACGCAACTAATAAGACCCACCGATGTGGTGCAATTGCAAAGTAACcgagaaattaataattttgatatattaTTGCATTCGCATGCGCTAGCGAGGTTAGATCGCACGATTTACACGCAAGAAGAATTCAAATCGGAAAAAAGTGATTCCCCAAAGCTAGAGTATCGCCTACATGTCCTATCTTCGGCTGTGCTGCAAGAAAGTCGCTATCAACGTGAATGGGAAATGGGAGCTAAGGATTTGCGTTATGCAACGTTTTTATCACGACTAAGCGAAGTGTTGCAAGGTAGCGCTGAGTGGCTGACAGATTGTGTCCCTTTTgg tgtttttattgataagcTACACCTGGTGAATTTGGTTTCCAATAAATCCACACACGAAGAGCTGCTACACGCTTTAGAGGCTAATTTGGTCTACTTGTGCCGAAAGGAAGAGGAAAATGGCGAACCACTTGAATGTTTTGGCATtg GTATTGTGCGTGCTATTGACCTCAAAAAATTATACTTGCTACCAGCAATGTCCTACGACAAACTAAGCACAGTCAATTGCTTAGCCTTGGGTGAAATGCCACTACCGGCATCGTTGTTCACAAATCAAGGACCCAAAGTGTCGAATATGGCGGCCTATCTTTACAATACTGTTGATGCAAAAACTTCCAAATCGATTAAGCAAATTTACCGTCGACCAACACAATTTCTGACGGGAAAACATAAAAACTTACTCAATGATTAG
- the LOC105228928 gene encoding GTP-binding protein Rit2 has protein sequence MPEKRNTPHELRVYKIVILGDGGVGKSAVTLQFVSHSFTDYHDPTIEDSYQQQAVIDGDAALLDILDTAGQVEFTAMRDQYMRCGEGFIICYSVTDRHSFQEASEYRKLIQRVRLSEDIPLVLIANKIDLVLARKVTTEEGKNLANQFGCPFFETSACERHCIDEPFYTLVREIRRKEAQGSGTSSEKLHSRRRSRWWRIRSIFALVFRRRRNLN, from the exons ATGCCAGAGAAACGAAATACGCCACACGAACTGCGTGTCTACAAGATTGTGATACTTGGAGATGGTGGGGTTGGTAAATCGG cTGTCACCTTGCAATTCGTAAGTCATAGCTTTACGGACTACCACGATCCAACTATCG agGATTCCTATCAACAGCAAGCAGTGATTGATGGCGACGCCGCGTTGCTGGACATACTCGACACTGCTGGCCAGGTTGAGTTTACGGCCATGCGTGATCAGTATATGCGTTGTGGCGAAGGTTTCATAATATGTTACTCAGTTACAGACCGGCATAGCTTTCAAGAGGCGTCAGAATATCGTAAACTAATACAACGCGTACGACTATCCGAAGACATACCATTGGTACTAATTGCGAACAAAATCGATTTGGTTTTAGCAAGAAAG GTAACGACTGAAGAGGGCAAAAATTTGGCAAATCAATTTGGTTGCCCGTTCTTTGAGACGTCCGCATGTGAGCGACATTGCATTGATGAACCATTCTACACGCTCGTTCGCGAAATACGCCGCAAAGAG GCACAAGGCAGTGGCACAAGTTCGGAAAAGCTACATTCTCGTCGACGCAGCCGCTGGTGGCGCATACGCTCAATATTCGCTTTGGTCTTTCGGCGCCGTAGAAATCTTAATTAG
- the LOC105228927 gene encoding 39S ribosomal protein L34, mitochondrial encodes MSFLNVLNRSFLGAVNFAQTIVSRDAHVFNRTILKTKLRCHFPKPREVKRINVHGWDKRMSTPEGRRVLMRRILKGRHVLSH; translated from the exons ATGTCGTTCCTGAATGTATTAAACCG ATCATTCCTTGGAGCTGTCAATTTCGCGCAAACCATAGTTAGTCGAGATGCACATGTTTTCAATCGGACTATACTGAAAACTAAACTCCGTTGCCACTTTCCCAAACCACGCGAGGTGAAACGAATTAACGTGCATGGTTGGGATAAGCGTATGTCAACACCAGAAGGACGTCGTGTGTTAATGCGTCGCATACTTAAAGGCAGACATGTACTATCGCACTAA
- the LOC105228929 gene encoding RNA-binding protein 48: MDGNKSATHHIRQNYCRNRLEYRRGRRLRAVKVYTVANESKHLLVFGVPRINLKQEIKCKLKRCGDIEFIQSVTEEMAQKVELEAFTDVYYVKFTKVQTARFAKRYLDAQEFYGGILHISYAPEYETTNELREKLLQRKAEIKHRQQVNEKVGLIMSTDAQCSEPLDKKRKEP; encoded by the exons ATGGATGGAAACAAAAGTGCTACTCATCATATAAGACAGAATTATTGCAGGAATCGTTTAGAATACAGAAGAGGTCGTCGGTTAAGAGCTGTTAAA GTCTACACTGTAGCAAATGAATCAAAACACCTTCTAGTATTTGGAGTGCCCAggataaatttaaaacaagaaatcaAGTGTAAACTCAAACGCTGTGGAGATATTGAATTCATACAAAGTGTTACAGAGGAAATGGCACAAAAAG TGGAGTTAGAAGCCTTTACTGATGTGTACTAcgtaaaatttacaaaagtgcAGACAGCGCGCTTTGCTAAGCGGTATTTAGATGCACAAGAATTTTATGGCGGTATACTTCATATATCGTATGCTCCGGAGTACGAAACAACGAATGAACTTCGAGAAAAACTCTTACAGAGAAAAGCTGAAATTAAACACCGGCAACAAGTTAACGAAAAAGTGGGATTAATAATGTCAACTGATGCTCAGTGTAGTGAACCGCTAGATAAGAAGAGAAAGGAGCCTTAA